CCCCAGAACAATAGGATGGACCtgggcaggatccggcccctgGTGTGGGCTGGCCCCATCCTGCCCTggccagctcagcaccagcccctcCTGGGGGCAGCATCCCAGTGGGGCATGggatggggctgcagctgcaggggggGGAATGGGATGTGAgcggggtggagggggggggctcGGCCAAGCCACGGGGGGTGACGCAGCGCCACGAATGTCCCCGCAGCGTGAGTGCATCTCCATCCACGTGGGCCAAGCGGGCGTGCAGATCGGCAATGCGTGCTGGGAGCTGTACTGCCTGGAGCACGGCATCCAGCCCGACGGGCAGATGCCCAGCGACAAGACCATCGGCGGGGGGGACGACTCCTTCAACACCTTCTTCAGTGAGACGGGGGCCGGCAAGCACGTGCCCCGGGCTGTCTTCGTGGACCTGGAGCCCACGGTGATCGGTGAGNNNNNNNNNNNNNNNNNNN
The Oxyura jamaicensis isolate SHBP4307 breed ruddy duck chromosome 33 unlocalized genomic scaffold, BPBGC_Ojam_1.0 oxy33_random_OJ71111, whole genome shotgun sequence DNA segment above includes these coding regions:
- the LOC118158623 gene encoding tubulin alpha chain-like, translated to MSPQRECISIHVGQAGVQIGNACWELYCLEHGIQPDGQMPSDKTIGGGDDSFNTFFSETGAGKHVPRAVFVDLEPTVIDEVRTGTYRQLFHPEQLITGKEDAANNYARGHYTIGKEIIDLVLDRIRKLVGLGRVCGGLQWVVR